One Kineococcus radiotolerans SRS30216 = ATCC BAA-149 DNA window includes the following coding sequences:
- a CDS encoding ATP-dependent DNA ligase, translating into MLLADVVATSTAVAATRSRTAKVAAIAGLLRGLDPADAELTAVVAAYLGGSLRQRRTGLGGRSLSGLPAPAGEASLEVAEVDRRFEEVAALSGPGSAGRRAAAVADLFARATGEEQRWLRGVVAGELRQGALDALVQDAAAAVAGVPGPDVRRAAMLAGSTVQAVVAALRGGAAELAGFGLHVGRPLLPMLAASTTSVAEAVAGFAGPVAVDTKLDGIRIQVHRGPEGVRIATRTLEDITARLPEVVEVVRELPARAFVLDGEALVLDGSGRPKAFQDTASRTAQASGDAVVPYFFDVLHLDGADLLDVALRERLAALDGFVPPRWRTPRLVTADPAAAAEFAAQALAGGHEGVVVKDLDSPYAAGRRGGAWVKVKPVHTLDLVVLAVERGSGRRAGWLSNVHLGARDPATGGFVMLGKTFKGMTDETLAWQTARFRELQTGEDGYVVTVRPEQVVEVAFDGLQRSTRYPGGVALRFARVVRYREDKTAAEADTLETVLALAR; encoded by the coding sequence GTGCTGCTCGCCGACGTCGTCGCCACCTCCACCGCCGTCGCCGCGACCCGCTCGCGCACGGCCAAGGTCGCGGCCATCGCCGGGCTGCTGCGGGGACTGGACCCGGCCGACGCCGAGCTGACCGCCGTCGTGGCCGCCTACCTCGGCGGCAGCCTGCGCCAGCGCCGCACCGGGCTCGGCGGGCGCAGCCTCAGCGGCCTGCCCGCCCCGGCCGGCGAGGCGTCGCTGGAGGTCGCGGAGGTCGACCGCCGCTTCGAGGAGGTCGCGGCCCTGTCCGGCCCGGGGTCGGCCGGGCGCCGCGCCGCCGCGGTCGCCGACCTCTTCGCCCGGGCCACCGGCGAGGAGCAGCGCTGGCTGCGCGGGGTCGTCGCGGGCGAGCTGCGCCAGGGCGCGCTGGACGCGCTGGTCCAGGACGCGGCCGCGGCCGTCGCCGGGGTCCCCGGCCCCGACGTGCGGCGGGCGGCGATGCTCGCCGGGTCGACGGTGCAGGCCGTGGTCGCCGCGCTGCGCGGGGGCGCCGCGGAGCTCGCGGGCTTCGGGCTGCACGTCGGCCGCCCGCTGCTGCCGATGCTCGCCGCCAGCACCACCTCCGTCGCGGAGGCCGTCGCCGGGTTCGCGGGCCCGGTGGCCGTGGACACCAAGCTCGACGGGATCCGCATCCAGGTCCACCGCGGGCCGGAGGGCGTCCGGATCGCGACCCGGACCCTGGAGGACATCACCGCTCGGCTGCCCGAGGTCGTCGAGGTGGTGCGGGAACTGCCCGCCCGCGCGTTCGTGCTGGACGGCGAGGCCCTCGTCCTCGACGGGTCCGGACGCCCGAAGGCGTTCCAGGACACCGCTTCGCGCACGGCGCAGGCGAGCGGTGACGCGGTGGTGCCGTACTTCTTCGACGTCCTGCACCTCGACGGCGCGGACCTGCTCGACGTCGCGCTGCGCGAGCGCCTCGCCGCCCTCGACGGGTTCGTCCCGCCCCGGTGGCGGACCCCTCGCCTGGTCACCGCGGACCCCGCGGCCGCGGCGGAGTTCGCCGCGCAGGCGCTGGCGGGCGGCCACGAGGGCGTCGTCGTCAAGGACCTCGACTCCCCCTACGCGGCCGGCCGGCGCGGCGGGGCGTGGGTGAAGGTGAAACCCGTGCACACCCTCGACCTGGTCGTCCTGGCCGTGGAACGGGGTTCGGGACGGCGGGCGGGCTGGCTGTCGAACGTCCACCTGGGCGCCCGCGACCCCGCGACGGGGGGTTTCGTCATGCTGGGCAAGACGTTCAAGGGCATGACCGACGAGACGCTGGCCTGGCAGACCGCGCGGTTCCGCGAGCTGCAGACCGGCGAGGACGGGTACGTGGTGACGGTGCGCCCGGAGCAGGTCGTGGAGGTCGCCTTCGACGGCCTGCAGCGCTCGACCCGCTACCCGGGCGGGGTGGCGCTGCGCTTCGCCCGCGTCGTGCGCTACCGCGAGGACAAGACCGCGGCCGAGGCCGACACCCTGGAGACGGTGCTGGCCCTGGCCCGCTGA
- a CDS encoding DUF3817 domain-containing protein, whose protein sequence is MTSGPIAARWFRVIATFEAVSWTALLVAMFLKWVVHAPHEGGVPVVGMIHGIGFVVYLLSTVWAAVTLRWSLPTTLVGLAAGVPPFGTVVFERGMLRRGALPAGTARRPAAPARG, encoded by the coding sequence ATGACGTCCGGGCCCATCGCCGCCCGCTGGTTCCGCGTGATCGCGACGTTCGAGGCGGTCTCGTGGACCGCGCTGCTCGTCGCGATGTTCCTCAAGTGGGTCGTCCACGCGCCCCACGAGGGCGGGGTCCCCGTCGTCGGCATGATCCACGGCATCGGGTTCGTGGTGTACCTGCTCTCCACGGTCTGGGCCGCGGTGACCCTGCGCTGGAGCCTGCCGACGACCCTCGTCGGGCTCGCCGCGGGCGTCCCGCCCTTCGGCACGGTCGTCTTCGAGCGCGGGATGCTGCGCCGCGGCGCGCTCCCGGCGGGGACCGCGCGCCGTCCCGCCGCTCCCGCCCGGGGCTGA
- a CDS encoding TetR/AcrR family transcriptional regulator, translating into MPRLIDHTEREIAVAEAAWRVAAREGVRAVSVRGVAAEAGLATASLRRAFPTQASLLAYCLDLARRRAAGRIAALAQVTDPGSALAVLVELLPLDAERRLEAEVQFALGTAALTDPALRPAADAAHEDVATACRHVARALTGGPAATDPTQPDATDPATAHLHALLDGLALHLVRQAPAAPTGWAVEVLRGHLATLAAGPADRPPG; encoded by the coding sequence GTGCCCAGGCTCATCGACCACACCGAGCGCGAGATCGCGGTGGCCGAGGCCGCCTGGCGGGTGGCCGCCCGCGAGGGCGTCCGCGCGGTGTCGGTGCGCGGGGTCGCCGCCGAGGCCGGTCTCGCCACCGCCTCCCTGCGCCGGGCGTTCCCCACCCAGGCCTCCCTGCTGGCCTACTGCCTGGACCTGGCCCGCCGCCGCGCCGCCGGCCGGATCGCCGCCCTGGCGCAGGTCACCGACCCCGGCTCCGCGCTCGCCGTCCTCGTCGAGCTGCTGCCCCTGGACGCCGAGCGCCGCCTGGAGGCGGAGGTCCAGTTCGCCCTGGGCACCGCCGCCCTCACCGACCCCGCCCTGCGCCCGGCCGCAGACGCCGCGCACGAGGACGTCGCCACCGCCTGCCGCCACGTCGCGCGGGCCCTCACCGGCGGCCCGGCCGCCACCGACCCGACCCAGCCCGACGCCACCGACCCCGCCACCGCGCACCTGCACGCCCTGCTGGACGGGCTGGCCCTGCACCTGGTGCGCCAGGCCCCGGCCGCCCCCACGGGGTGGGCCGTCGAGGTCCTGCGCGGCCACCTCGCGACGCTGGCCGCCGGACCGGCCGACCGGCCCCCGGGGTGA
- a CDS encoding alpha/beta fold hydrolase, with product MSLRRRTALGLALLPFAAAGGAAGEEVARRTGRPPAPAGSLRVDAGSAVLHLVRRGSGAPGTPTVVLEAGSGETSASFARVLDGWDLPAAVVATDRAGYGRSGPSSAPRTGEHVVTELRTALRRSGSPPPYVLAGHSMGGLFARRFAVEHPGEVAGLVLLDARPEDDARRTADLLRAAGFAEDPPWPLLAGLARTGALRTLAPVLLGPSVPAADRAEFLDVTAGPAYFRTRAEEAAAITATEDLVRGRTLGDRPVAVVARGRAQDYAAAGLDAATGRALEELWQDGQRRMLRLSTRSRLTVAAGSGHLVPRERPDAVREAVRWVLTELGVRRR from the coding sequence GTGAGCCTGCGCCGCCGCACCGCCCTCGGGCTGGCCCTGCTCCCGTTCGCCGCCGCGGGGGGAGCGGCCGGCGAGGAGGTCGCCCGCCGCACCGGGCGCCCCCCGGCCCCGGCGGGCAGCCTGCGCGTCGACGCCGGCAGCGCCGTCCTGCACCTGGTGCGCCGCGGGAGCGGCGCCCCGGGGACGCCGACCGTCGTCCTGGAGGCCGGCAGCGGGGAGACCAGCGCCTCCTTCGCCCGCGTCCTGGACGGCTGGGACCTGCCCGCGGCCGTCGTCGCCACCGACCGCGCCGGGTACGGCCGCAGCGGCCCCTCCTCGGCCCCGCGCACCGGCGAGCACGTGGTGACCGAGCTGCGCACCGCGCTGCGGCGCAGCGGGTCCCCGCCGCCGTACGTCCTCGCGGGGCACTCGATGGGGGGCCTGTTCGCGCGGCGCTTCGCCGTCGAGCACCCCGGCGAGGTCGCCGGCCTGGTCCTCCTCGACGCCCGCCCCGAGGACGACGCTCGCCGCACCGCGGACCTGCTGCGCGCCGCCGGGTTCGCCGAGGACCCCCCGTGGCCGCTGCTCGCCGGGCTCGCCCGCACCGGCGCGCTGCGGACGCTCGCCCCCGTCCTGCTGGGCCCCTCCGTCCCGGCTGCGGACCGGGCGGAGTTCCTCGACGTCACCGCCGGCCCGGCGTACTTCCGCACCCGCGCCGAGGAGGCGGCGGCGATCACCGCCACCGAGGACCTCGTGCGCGGGCGGACCCTGGGGGACCGGCCGGTGGCGGTCGTCGCGCGCGGCCGGGCCCAGGACTACGCCGCCGCCGGCCTCGACGCCGCCACCGGGCGGGCGCTGGAGGAGCTCTGGCAGGACGGGCAGCGGCGGATGCTGCGGCTGTCCACGCGCAGCCGCCTCACCGTCGCCGCCGGCAGCGGGCACCTCGTCCCCCGCGAGCGCCCCGACGCCGTGCGGGAGGCGGTGCGGTGGGTCCTCACCGAGCTCGGGGTGCGCCGCCGGTGA